In Metopolophium dirhodum isolate CAU chromosome 7, ASM1992520v1, whole genome shotgun sequence, one genomic interval encodes:
- the LOC132948959 gene encoding condensin-2 complex subunit D3-L-like — MSSLQTEARVLIDVSDVVDILARLQLGVISQDYVDQVMSSQYSYYKFPESYESIVMPDIDFPSIINDSCELLNIYLQQPSAHILWDQFFSDDSCYVHPKPLSCLLNCYIHYGLKCIDEPSSRKNGLSATRLFFLASTFMGSKNIGFYHISILTKCTELVKSCIAMLNFTGGINSGDDVQLEEDEKIDLIADLLAIVRTLGIMVKRFQFFDEISSLDMIVDIMIDVTHLERNSGNILEQVPTENLSYGTLAFNAYAGLTDMFNDNCGSTLVIGQKLMHCMIIGLLVDGQREMQLTTRQFNTIRDHHLSFIRKITRKLGSPFERVLEILLQHLLHRGPERSELRPRQFQIILEVWRLCPNNVRIKTKYYLLRLVYDVDVKIRIVALETLFKLLSEPEEIEPEDPTLLQLMPATKHEFIVAVILSKFEDFLLTVRSKAFSLFATLTAGPPTATAHQTALAKRVLVDPYLQFDNLNHTSFCKKDFHDFHQYLENDMATFEPNNISNLNIYPGAKILLWILNVHARDERAYIRRISLTVLCNLFLINSKLMEKYYLTLLVSSCSDNAMTIRKVAVSGLTDLILKYPDNQDVLKYWFKGLIHLVGDRDKKIQELAVESMNRVILNNIKPYSPKIIDGNDPLDYLPWRVLDNVLNEKVGKYMMCLCEKWRINGFLTDRNVKDIMTYVGSSNHGWTVHSLYLLQLISHQLTISNISPLVKYFDTQFDLWFVREENPSELNILLTHAQMTIDILFLNHKRLDKETRQRLLNTFEDLLFSFKIPTRLISKSLDLYTVLQLDNSEKLNTNLRKLFQTICNYIETSTNIDNEEIIIRYIYTLGDIGLVQHLQIKHKFQQYLLGFLGKTDQSVSSALQTIVILTVGKLSIVDEQFAKEAIVQYGAILKNPYHPSIKINALTALADLCLRCTTLVEQAIPEMCVCLKAESVPVKRVALKLLTGLILEDYIKLRDVAFFALLCMLEDPDDQVRQETSSFIVNYLLIKNKDIMERKLIEVIFHFNGYTGVRASGVEDCFTNPELKAFFSMEGDSKKASRHCVYRFMLTHMLDDNKLKLMVKIFNIFEEVVKDVRATANNEVRERATQVMRDAFWILKAKEMALASGKPRDTTNDDDPGTLEKVADLAKQRVVMETYKMVMTDYIIPGVLKLKYELEKNKKKLPTVMNDLRAYLCALTSGKSPIKAEIVELLSVDNDLIAEILHDNRLMKQHNKHLDGENGVGELESEDDDDDDDPATHLMQDLEYVTWAQTMQMRENAEESGMDVSTQAQMEEEIQQKASEISINEDDLQDVAAANFSQLTGEVTVRPINSDKKTVSNETFTQMSISKNNSAIQLSAEKKLSNNHSTSTDLDDENLPAYKLFD, encoded by the exons ATGTCATCATTACAAACTG aagCTCGAGTGTTAATCGATGTGAGTGATGTAGTTGACATATTGGCTCGCCTACAATTAGGTGTCATATCTCAAGATTATGTAGACCAAGTTATGAGTAGCCAATACAGTTATTACAAATTTCCTGAATCTTATGAATCAATTGTCATGCCAGATATTGATTTTCCATCAATTATAAATGATTCTTGtgagttattaaatatttacttacaaCAACCATCAGCACATATACTATGGGATCAGTTTTTTAGTGATGATTCGTGTTATGTACATCCTAAACCATTGAGTTGTTTGCTCAATTGTTACATTCATTATGGACTAAAATGCATTGATGAACCTAGTTCCAGAAAAAATGGATTGTCTGCtacacgtttattttttttggcatCTACATTTATGGGTAGTAAGAATATTGGATTTTATCATATTAGCATACTCACAAAATGCACGGAGTTAGTTAAGTCATGTATAGCCATGTTAAATTTCACCGGAGGTATAAATAGTGGCGATGATGTACAATTGGAAGAAGATGAAAAGATCGATTTAATAGCTGATTTATTGGCTATTGTGAGAACTTTAGGAATAATGGTCAAACGATTTCAATTCTTTGATGAAATCAGCTCTTTGGATATGATTGTAGACATAATGATAGATGTGACCCATTTAGAACGCAATTCTGGCAATATTTTAGAACAAGTGCCTACTGAAAACTTAAGCTATGGCACATTAGCATTCAATGCATATGCAGGTTTGACCGATATGTTTAATGACAACTGTGGATCAACACTTGTTATTGGTCAAAAACTTATGCATTGTATGATAATAGGTTTATTAGTTGATGGACAGCGTGAAATGCAATTGACTACTAGACAATTCAATACAATTCGTGACcatcatttatcatttattcgTAAAATAACGAGAAAATTGGGATCTCCATTTGAGCGTGTATTAGAAATACTATTGCAACATTTGTTACATCGAGGACCTGAACGAAGTGAATTAAGACCCCGTCAATTTCAAATCATATTAGAAGTTTGGAGATTATGCCCAAATAATGTTCggattaaaactaaatattatttgttacgcTTGGTGTACGATGTAGATGTTAAAATACGTATTGTTGCATTGGAAACTCTTTTCAAATTACTTTCAGAACCTGAAGAAATTGAACCCGAGGACCCAACTCTACTACAACTTATGCCAGCAACTAAACATGAATTCATTGTTGCTGTTATTCTTTCTAAATTTgaagattttttattaacagTACGTTCTAAAGCGTTCTCATTATTTGCAACTTTAACAGCTGGTCCACCTACTGCTACTGCACATCAAACTGCTTTAGCCAAACGTGTGCTTGTTGATCCTTACCtacaatttgataatttaaatcacACATCATTCTGTAAAAAAGATTTCCAcgattttcatcaatatttagaaaatgatATGGCCACTTTTGAACCAAATAATATAagcaatttaaacatttacccTGGGGCCAAAATTTTATTGTGGATCTTAAATGTACACGCTCGTGACGAACGAGCTTATATTCGTCGTATAAGTCTTACAGTTTTATgcaatttatttcttattaatagtaagttaatggaaaaatattatttaacattattggTGAGTAGTTGCTCTGACAACGCAATGACCATCAGAAAAGTGGCTGTTTCCGGGTTAActgatttgattttaaaatatccaGATAATCAAGATGTTCTGAAGTATTGGTTTAAAGGATTAATTCATTTAGTTGGCGATCGagacaaaaaaattcaagaattggCTGTTGAATCTATGAATCgagttattttaaacaatatcaaACCATATTCTCCCAAAATAATTGATGGTAATGATCCATTAGATTATTTACCTTGGCGTGTATTAGACaatgttttaaatgaaaaagtaGGCAAGTACATGATGTGTTTGTGTGAAAAGTGGCGCATCAATGGATTCCTTACAGATCGTAATGTTAAAGACATAATGACATATGTAGGTTCTTCAAATCACGGATGGACTGTACACagcttatatttattacaattaatttcacATCAATtaactatttcaaatatatcacctcttgttaaatattttgatacgcAGTTTGATTTATGGTTTGTTAGAGAAGAAAATCCTTCAGAACTGAACATTTTGTTAACACATGCACAAATGACTATCGATAtcctatttttaaatcacaaacgCTTAGACAAAGAAACAAGACAAAGATTATTAAACACATTTGAAGATcttttgtttagttttaaaataccaACTCGTCTTATATCCAAATCTTTGGATTTATACACAGTGTTACAATTAGATAATTCTGAAaaactaaatactaatttaagaaaattgtttcaaaccatttgtaattatattgagACATCTACAAATATAGATAATGAAGAGATTATTATTCGATATATATACACACTGGGTGACATAGGTTTAGTACAACATTTACAAATCAAACataaatttcaacaatatttattagGCTTTTTAGGAAAAACTGATCAATCCGTCTCTTCAGCTCTTCAAACTATTGTTATCTTAACAGTAGGTAAATTAAGTATTGTGGATGAACAATTTGCAAAAGAAGCAATAGTCCAATATGGAGCAATACTGAAAAATCCATACCAtccatcaataaaaattaatgctTTAACTGCTTTAGCTGATTTATGTTTACGCTGTACAACTTTAGTAGAACAAGCTATTCCAGAAATGTGTGTTTGCTTGAAAGCTGAAAGTGTTCCAGTCAAACGGGTAGCACTAAAACTACTTACTGGATTAATACTAGAGGACTATATAAAACTGAGAGATGTAGCTTTCTTTGCTTTATTGTGCATGCTTGAAGATCCTGATGATCAAGTACGCCAAGAAACTTCATCATTTATTGTTAACTATTTGCTGAtcaaaaataaagatattatggAACGGAAACTAATTGaagtaatttttcattttaatggCTATACTGGAGTACGGGCAAGTGGTGTTGAAGATTGTTTTACAAACCCTGAGCTAAAGGCATTTTTTTCAATGGAAGGAGATTCAAAGAAAGCATCACGGCATTGTGTTTATAGATTTATGTTAACACATATGTTAGATGATAATAAGTTGAAACTTATGgtgaaaatattcaatatttttgaggAAGTTGTTAAAGATGTCAGAGCGACCGCTAACAATGAAGTCAGAGAGCGTGCCACACAAGTTATGAGGGATGCTTTTTGGattttaaaagccaaggaaatgGCTTTGGCTTCTGGAAAACCACGTGATACTACCAATGATGATGACCCAGGAACATTAGAAAAAGTGGCTGATTTAGCTAAACAGCGAGTAGTTATGGAAACATATAAGATGGTGATGACTGACTACATAATACCGGGTGTGTTGAAATTAAAGTATGAATtagaaaagaacaaaaaaaaactacctactGTAATGAACGATTTACGTGCATATTTATGTGCTCTAACTTCGGGAAAATCTCCAATAAAGGCTGAAATTGTGGAGTTGTTGTCAGTTGACAATGATCTAATTGCTGAAATTCTACATGATAATAGGCTAATGAAACAACACAATAAACATTTAGATGGTGAAAATGGTGTTGGAGAATTGGAATctgaagatgatgatgatgatgatgacccTGCTACACATTTAATGCAAGATTTGGAATATGTTACTTGGGCACAAACAATGCAAATGCGTGAAAATGCGGAAGAGTCAGGTATGGATGTATCAACACAAGCCCAAATGGAAGAGGAAATTCAACAAAAAGCATCTGAGATATCTATTAATGAAGATGATTTACAAGATGTAGCAGCAGCCAATTTTAGTCAACTAACAGGGGAAGTTACAGTACGACCAATTAACAGTGATAAGAAAACAGTTTCTAATGAAACATTTACTCAAATgtcaatttctaaaaataattcagCAATTCAATTGTCTGCTGagaaaaaactatctaataatcATTCAACCTCCACTGATTTAGATGATGAAAACCTACCAGCTTACAAATTGTTTGATtag
- the LOC132949798 gene encoding dihydrofolate reductase, with protein sequence MNPTDNMVYSVIAAVSKNGGIGYKGNLPWKIKKEMEYFNLMTTRVNLKGVQNAVIMGRCTWQSIPDKYRPLKGRINVVISKTLNSVPEGVLLYPKLEEALKSLYLNDHIEKLWVIGGSGLYNEAVNDKNCKKLYITKIDQEYLCDTFFPDFDTKEFEETSEANVPIGIQEDNGIKYEFKVFKRL encoded by the coding sequence aTGAATCCAACCGATAATATGGTTTACAGTGTCATAGCTGCCGTTTCAAAGAATGGAGGTATTGGCTACAAGGGTAATCTACCATGGAAAATTAAAAAGGAAATGGAATATTTCAATCTGATGACTACTCGGGTGAATCTTAAAGGCGTTCAAAATGCGGTTATCATGGGTCGCTGTACTTGGCAATCGATTCCAGATAAATATAGGCCACTTAAAGGACGAATAAATGTAGTAATCTCTAAAACATTAAACAGTGTGCCAGAAGGTGTTTTATTGTATCCAAAACTTGAAGAAGccttaaaatcattatatttaaatgatcaTATTGAAAAGCTTTGGGTAATTGGTGGTTCAGGTTTGTACAATGAAGCtgttaatgataaaaattgcaaaaaattatatattacaaaaattgatcAAGAATACTTGTGTGATACTTTCTTTCCGGATTTTGATACTAAAGAATTTGAAGAAACAAGCGAAGCTAATGTACCTATAGGAATTCAAGAAGATAatggtattaaatatgaatttaaagttTTCAAGAGGTTATGA